A single region of the bacterium genome encodes:
- a CDS encoding 4Fe-4S dicluster domain-containing protein yields the protein MADFAAKRDERSLQGGQPVKPSKKNMMRGRADSVDRRGFLKAMASTVAALSLPVLSKDAGAFSWDEFFQKHFYELSREELEKRIKRLEKEYNEKFHRTDFSVSTDGPLKDVRFAYALSLSKCIGCRKCVHACVAENNQHRGSESRRDVVEYIRVLEMEKGSLDLEKAVHDYSHPVPAEGKYYMPVQCHHCNNAPCTKVCPVEATWQEVDGIVVVDYEWCIGCRYCQAACPYFARRFNFSEPRLPEAEVNPVTHYLGNRPRSKGVMEKCTFCIQRTRRGLNPACLDVCPTGSRKFGNLLDPDSEIRYIINNKRVFILKEELGTMSSFYYYFD from the coding sequence ATGGCAGACTTCGCCGCGAAACGGGACGAGCGATCGCTCCAGGGAGGGCAACCCGTGAAGCCCAGCAAAAAGAACATGATGCGGGGCCGCGCGGACTCCGTGGACCGGCGCGGATTCCTCAAGGCCATGGCATCCACGGTCGCCGCCCTGAGCCTGCCCGTGTTGAGCAAGGACGCCGGGGCCTTCTCCTGGGATGAGTTTTTCCAGAAGCATTTCTATGAGCTAAGTCGGGAAGAACTGGAAAAGCGGATCAAGCGCCTCGAAAAGGAATACAACGAGAAGTTCCACAGGACGGACTTCAGCGTGAGCACCGATGGCCCGCTCAAGGATGTGCGCTTTGCCTACGCGCTAAGCCTGTCCAAGTGCATCGGTTGCAGGAAGTGCGTACACGCCTGCGTGGCGGAGAACAATCAGCACCGGGGTAGCGAATCGCGCCGGGACGTGGTGGAGTACATCCGCGTTCTGGAAATGGAGAAAGGTTCGCTGGACCTGGAGAAAGCCGTCCACGACTACAGCCACCCGGTTCCCGCGGAAGGCAAGTACTACATGCCCGTGCAGTGCCATCACTGCAACAACGCGCCCTGCACGAAAGTCTGTCCCGTGGAAGCCACTTGGCAGGAAGTGGACGGCATCGTTGTCGTCGACTACGAATGGTGCATCGGATGCCGTTACTGCCAGGCGGCCTGCCCCTACTTCGCCCGGCGCTTCAACTTCAGCGAGCCCAGGCTTCCGGAGGCGGAAGTCAATCCCGTGACCCATTACCTGGGCAATCGCCCGCGGAGCAAGGGGGTCATGGAAAAATGCACCTTTTGCATCCAGCGCACACGCAGGGGATTGAATCCCGCCTGCCTGGACGTCTGCCCCACAGGCAGCCGGAAGTTCGGCAACCTGCTCGACCCAGATAGCGAAATCCGCTACATCATCAATAACAAGCGGGTGTTCATCCTCAAGGAAGAACTGGGCACGATGTCCAGCTTCTACTATTACTTCGATTGA
- the nrfD gene encoding NrfD/PsrC family molybdoenzyme membrane anchor subunit: protein MVVHISLYPRFVIDAMRSMMGDSGLYRLWLVSLSCLIGAGGWAYAQQLESGLAVTGMSDQVSWGVYIANFTFLVGVAAAAVMMVIPGYLYHIKEVKDGVLIGEMVAIGAIIMCLLFVVVDLGRPDRIWHMIPGIGRFNFPMSLLSWDVVVLNGYLLLNLHIPGYILYQRWLGKEPRRGYYMPFVYMSVVWAVSIHTVTAFLYNGLGGRPFWNTAILAPRFIASAFTAGPAFIILVLYLVRRYTDFHVDGRLFRFLRMVVLICGLINLFLLGSEVFTEFYTDSTHVASARYLYFGLHGHTALVPWIWASVGMNVLAILMLLSRRFEFSTTALKALPLVLLIVAIWIEKGMGLIIPGFIPTPLGEIFEYMPSATETLICLGVWAVGLLVMTLLIKFATDVETGRISAPRTEF, encoded by the coding sequence GTGGTGGTCCATATCAGTCTTTACCCTCGCTTCGTCATTGATGCCATGCGTTCGATGATGGGGGATTCGGGGCTTTACCGACTTTGGTTGGTTTCCTTGTCGTGCCTGATTGGAGCAGGAGGATGGGCCTACGCCCAGCAGCTCGAATCCGGTCTGGCCGTGACGGGGATGAGCGATCAAGTTTCCTGGGGCGTCTACATCGCCAATTTCACCTTTCTCGTGGGCGTCGCCGCGGCGGCCGTCATGATGGTGATCCCGGGCTACCTGTATCACATCAAGGAAGTCAAGGACGGCGTCCTGATCGGTGAAATGGTTGCCATTGGCGCCATCATCATGTGCCTGCTCTTCGTGGTGGTTGACCTCGGCCGCCCGGACCGGATCTGGCACATGATTCCCGGAATCGGCCGCTTCAATTTCCCCATGTCACTGCTAAGCTGGGATGTGGTAGTCCTGAACGGTTACCTGTTGTTGAATCTGCACATCCCTGGATACATCCTCTATCAAAGGTGGTTGGGAAAGGAGCCGAGAAGGGGATACTACATGCCCTTCGTTTACATGAGCGTGGTCTGGGCAGTCAGCATCCACACCGTCACGGCGTTCCTGTACAATGGATTGGGTGGGCGACCTTTCTGGAACACGGCCATCCTTGCCCCTCGCTTCATCGCCAGTGCCTTCACGGCTGGCCCGGCCTTCATCATCCTCGTGCTTTATCTGGTAAGGCGGTACACGGACTTTCATGTGGATGGCCGGCTCTTCCGCTTCCTGCGCATGGTGGTGTTGATCTGCGGCCTGATCAACCTGTTCCTCCTGGGCAGCGAGGTGTTCACCGAGTTCTACACAGACTCCACACATGTGGCAAGCGCCCGCTACCTCTACTTTGGCCTGCATGGACACACGGCCCTTGTTCCCTGGATCTGGGCTTCCGTCGGCATGAACGTGCTGGCCATCCTGATGCTGCTGTCGCGACGCTTCGAGTTCAGCACCACGGCACTGAAAGCCCTGCCCTTGGTACTGCTGATTGTGGCCATCTGGATTGAGAAGGGCATGGGCTTGATCATCCCCGGTTTCATCCCGACTCCCCTTGGGGAGATCTTCGAGTACATGCCATCCGCGACGGAGACGTTGATCTGCCTGGGAGTCTGGGCGGTGGGCTTGCTGGTCATGACCCTGCTGATCAAGTTCGCCACGGACGTGGAGACGGGCCGGATCAGCGCTCCCAGAACGGAGTTCTGA
- a CDS encoding valine--tRNA ligase, which produces MMTRTELSRTWEPQELEPLLYRMWEEHGCFHTDPAGGRPAFVINMPPPNVTGQLHMGHGLQDAVQDAFIRYKRMKGFDALWQPGKDHAGIATQNVVEKLLAQEGSSRHALGREAFLERAWAWRRTYGDIIMEQKRKLGDSADWRHEVFTMDPGPSRAVREVFVRLHEKDLIYQGDYIVNWCPRCHTAISDEEVDHEEKASHLWHMAYPVLDDQGRPTGEELVVATTRPETMLGDVAVAVHPEDARYRHLPGRRLRLPLLGRELVVIADDFVDPAFGTGCVKVTPAHDPNDFEMGRRHGLTPVKVLDVDGRINDQGGPYAGLDRYEARQKVLEDLEAQGLLRKTEDHSNAVGQCQRCHTVVEPYLSRQWFVRMKPLAEAAMDSVRRGEVQFHPKRWENVFFHWLEGIRDWCISRQLWWGHRIPVFTCGECGHVMVTREDPTACAACGSAHLAQDEDVLDTWFSSWLWPFTTLGWPDTDDPRFRKYYPTDLMVTGYDIIFFWVSRMIMAGVEFTGRPPFRDVYFTGIVKDAQGRKMSKSLGNGIDPLAMVERYGADAVRYCMIALNTEGQDIKLSEQKFEMGRNFANKIWQAFRFLHMQDWDLLDAATDLAAPCPRELADEWILSRLHSTIAKVDEGFARFRPNEAQAALYDFIWGEFCDWYVELVKPRLYKEGEPAARKAALEHALHVFLRAMQLLSPFMPFIAEEVWRVTREELAGRGLPLPWGAHLMCHDFPIVDPGLVLPAVEEEFALVQGVTTALRNIRAEQNLKPRQPISVVLHGDRERLALLEPALPYIRDLAQAAEIRLNAERPTPVAANVVEGIDVWVPLAGLIDLDVERFRLKKEILRVAGLLKGQDAKLGNQDFLARAPAEVVEKEQAKREAVRLDLEKLQHNLAELG; this is translated from the coding sequence ATGATGACGCGCACGGAGCTGTCGCGGACCTGGGAACCCCAGGAGCTGGAACCCCTTCTGTACCGCATGTGGGAGGAGCACGGCTGCTTCCACACGGATCCCGCCGGCGGCCGGCCCGCCTTCGTCATCAACATGCCGCCCCCCAACGTGACCGGGCAGCTCCACATGGGCCACGGCCTGCAGGACGCCGTGCAGGACGCCTTCATCCGCTACAAGCGCATGAAGGGCTTCGACGCCCTGTGGCAGCCGGGCAAGGACCACGCCGGCATCGCCACCCAGAACGTGGTGGAGAAGCTGCTGGCCCAGGAAGGCAGCAGCCGCCACGCCCTGGGCCGCGAGGCCTTCCTGGAGCGCGCCTGGGCATGGCGCCGCACCTACGGCGACATCATCATGGAGCAGAAGCGCAAGCTGGGGGACAGCGCGGACTGGCGCCACGAGGTCTTCACGATGGACCCCGGGCCCTCCCGCGCCGTGCGCGAGGTCTTCGTCCGCCTCCATGAGAAGGACCTCATCTACCAGGGCGACTACATCGTCAACTGGTGCCCGCGCTGCCACACGGCCATCTCCGACGAGGAGGTGGACCACGAGGAGAAAGCCAGCCACTTGTGGCACATGGCTTATCCCGTGCTGGACGACCAGGGCCGGCCCACGGGCGAGGAGCTGGTGGTGGCCACCACGCGCCCGGAGACCATGCTGGGCGACGTGGCCGTGGCCGTCCACCCGGAGGACGCCCGCTACCGGCATCTGCCGGGACGCCGGCTGCGCCTGCCGCTGCTGGGCCGCGAGCTGGTGGTGATCGCCGACGACTTTGTGGATCCGGCCTTCGGCACCGGCTGCGTCAAGGTGACGCCCGCCCACGACCCCAACGATTTCGAGATGGGACGCCGCCACGGTCTGACACCGGTCAAAGTGCTGGACGTGGACGGCCGCATCAACGACCAGGGTGGCCCCTACGCCGGGCTGGACCGCTACGAGGCCCGCCAGAAGGTGCTGGAGGATCTGGAGGCCCAGGGCCTGCTGCGCAAGACTGAGGACCACAGCAACGCGGTGGGCCAGTGCCAGCGCTGCCACACGGTGGTGGAGCCCTACCTCTCGCGGCAGTGGTTCGTGCGGATGAAACCCCTGGCCGAGGCCGCCATGGACTCGGTGCGGCGGGGCGAGGTGCAGTTCCACCCGAAGCGCTGGGAGAACGTCTTCTTCCACTGGCTGGAAGGCATCCGTGACTGGTGCATCAGCCGCCAGCTGTGGTGGGGGCACCGCATCCCCGTTTTCACCTGCGGCGAGTGCGGCCACGTGATGGTGACACGGGAGGATCCGACGGCCTGTGCGGCCTGCGGCTCGGCGCACCTGGCCCAGGACGAGGACGTGCTGGACACCTGGTTCTCCAGCTGGCTGTGGCCCTTCACCACGCTGGGCTGGCCCGACACGGACGACCCGCGCTTCCGCAAGTACTACCCCACGGACCTGATGGTGACGGGCTACGACATCATTTTTTTCTGGGTAAGCCGCATGATCATGGCCGGCGTGGAGTTCACCGGCCGCCCGCCTTTCCGCGACGTCTACTTCACCGGCATCGTCAAGGACGCCCAGGGCCGCAAGATGTCCAAGAGCCTGGGCAACGGGATCGATCCGCTGGCGATGGTGGAGCGCTACGGGGCGGACGCCGTGCGCTACTGCATGATCGCGCTCAACACGGAAGGCCAGGACATCAAGCTCTCCGAGCAGAAGTTCGAGATGGGGCGCAACTTCGCCAACAAGATCTGGCAGGCTTTCCGCTTCCTGCACATGCAGGACTGGGATCTGCTCGACGCGGCGACCGACCTGGCCGCCCCCTGCCCGCGGGAGCTGGCCGACGAGTGGATCCTCAGCCGCCTGCACAGCACCATTGCCAAGGTGGATGAGGGCTTCGCCCGCTTCCGGCCCAACGAGGCACAGGCGGCGCTCTACGATTTCATCTGGGGCGAGTTCTGCGACTGGTACGTGGAGCTGGTGAAGCCGCGCCTTTACAAGGAAGGCGAACCCGCGGCGCGCAAGGCCGCCCTCGAGCACGCCCTCCACGTCTTCCTGCGGGCCATGCAACTGCTCTCGCCCTTCATGCCCTTCATCGCCGAGGAGGTCTGGCGTGTCACGCGGGAGGAGTTGGCCGGGCGCGGCCTGCCCCTGCCCTGGGGCGCGCATCTCATGTGTCACGACTTCCCCATCGTCGACCCGGGCCTGGTCCTGCCCGCCGTCGAGGAGGAGTTCGCCCTGGTCCAGGGCGTCACCACGGCGCTGCGCAACATCCGTGCCGAGCAGAACCTCAAGCCGCGGCAGCCCATCTCGGTCGTGCTGCACGGCGACCGGGAACGCCTGGCCCTGCTCGAGCCGGCCCTGCCCTACATCCGCGACCTGGCCCAGGCCGCGGAGATCCGCCTCAACGCGGAGCGGCCCACGCCCGTTGCCGCCAACGTGGTGGAGGGGATCGACGTGTGGGTGCCGCTCGCCGGTCTCATCGATCTCGACGTGGAGCGTTTCCGCCTGAAAAAGGAAATCCTGCGTGTGGCAGGTCTATTGAAAGGTCAGGACGCCAAGCTGGGAAATCAGGACTTCCTGGCCCGGGCGCCTGCCGAGGTGGTCGAAAAGGAGCAGGCCAAGCGGGAGGCCGTGCGGCTGGATCTGGAGAAGCTCCAGCACAATCTGGCGGAGCTGGGCTAA